The Pseudomonas orientalis genome contains a region encoding:
- the asd gene encoding archaetidylserine decarboxylase (Phosphatidylserine decarboxylase is synthesized as a single chain precursor. Generation of the pyruvoyl active site from a Ser is coupled to cleavage of a Gly-Ser bond between the larger (beta) and smaller (alpha chains). It is an integral membrane protein.), which produces MKKQLFILSQYLLPHHLLSRLAGCIAECRVRWFKNAFTQWFAKRYQVDMSQALVEDLTAYEHFNAFFTRALKDGARPLDQTPGAVLSPADGAVSQLGPIEHGRVFQAKGHSFSVLELLGGDAALAAPFMGGDFATIYLSPKDYHRVHMPLAGTLREMVYVPGRIFSVNQTTAENVPELFARNERVVCLFDTERGPMAVVLVGAMIVASIETVWAGLVTPPKRELKTFRYDEAARAPIHLEKGAELGRFKLGSTAIVLFGPDQVKWTEALLAGSPVQMGQGIATPKA; this is translated from the coding sequence ATGAAAAAGCAGTTGTTTATCCTCAGCCAGTATTTGCTGCCACACCACTTGCTCTCGCGCCTGGCCGGCTGCATTGCCGAGTGCCGCGTGCGCTGGTTCAAGAATGCCTTCACCCAATGGTTCGCCAAGCGTTACCAGGTGGACATGTCCCAGGCGCTGGTTGAAGACCTGACCGCCTATGAGCACTTCAATGCCTTCTTCACCCGCGCACTGAAAGACGGCGCGCGCCCGCTGGATCAAACGCCGGGCGCCGTACTGAGCCCGGCCGACGGTGCCGTCAGCCAGCTCGGCCCGATCGAACATGGCCGTGTGTTCCAGGCCAAGGGCCACAGCTTCAGCGTGCTGGAACTGCTGGGCGGCGACGCTGCGCTGGCTGCGCCGTTCATGGGCGGCGACTTCGCCACCATCTACCTGTCGCCAAAGGACTACCACCGGGTGCATATGCCACTGGCCGGTACCTTGCGCGAGATGGTCTATGTGCCAGGGCGAATTTTCTCGGTGAACCAGACCACCGCCGAGAACGTACCGGAACTGTTTGCGCGTAACGAGCGGGTGGTCTGCCTGTTCGACACCGAACGCGGCCCGATGGCCGTGGTATTGGTGGGCGCGATGATCGTGGCCTCGATTGAGACCGTATGGGCCGGGCTGGTAACGCCGCCCAAGCGCGAACTGAAAACCTTCCGTTATGACGAAGCTGCCCGTGCACCGATTCACCTGGAAAAAGGTGCGGAGCTGGGGCGCTTCAAGCTGGGTTCGACCGCTATCGTGCTGTTCGGGCCGGATCAGGTGAAATGGACCGAAGCGTTGTTGGCAGGCTCGCCCGTGCAGATGGGCCAGGGTATCGCAACACCCAAGGCCTGA
- the motA gene encoding flagellar motor stator protein MotA: protein MAKIIGIIVVIASVLGGYVLSHGKIAALIQPFEVLIIGGAAFGAFLQANPGYMTMHVIKKSLGMFSSRFSHTFYLEVLGLVYEILNKSRREGMMAIEGDIEDAAASPIFAKYPAVLKDERMTAYICDYLRIMSSGNMAPHELEGLFDMELFSLKEELEHPSHAVTGIADGMPGFGIVAAVLGIVVTMASLGEGDQAAIGMHVGAALVGTFFGILAAYGFFGPLATSLAHDAKEEINLYEAIKASLVASASGMPPSLAVEFGRKVLYPKHRPSFSELEQAVRGR from the coding sequence ATGGCTAAAATTATCGGCATCATTGTCGTCATCGCAAGTGTGCTCGGTGGGTACGTCCTGTCCCACGGTAAGATTGCCGCGCTGATTCAGCCTTTCGAAGTGTTGATTATTGGCGGCGCCGCCTTTGGCGCTTTCTTGCAGGCCAACCCCGGCTACATGACCATGCACGTGATCAAGAAGTCGCTGGGCATGTTCAGCTCGCGCTTCTCCCACACGTTCTATCTGGAAGTGCTGGGGCTGGTCTACGAGATCCTCAACAAGAGCCGCCGCGAAGGCATGATGGCCATCGAAGGGGATATCGAAGACGCCGCCGCCAGCCCGATCTTCGCCAAGTACCCGGCCGTGCTCAAGGACGAGCGCATGACCGCGTATATCTGCGATTACCTGCGCATCATGTCCTCCGGCAACATGGCGCCCCATGAGCTCGAAGGCCTGTTCGACATGGAGCTGTTCAGCCTAAAGGAAGAGCTGGAGCATCCTTCCCACGCCGTGACCGGGATTGCCGACGGCATGCCGGGTTTCGGTATTGTCGCGGCGGTACTGGGTATCGTGGTGACCATGGCCTCCCTGGGCGAGGGCGATCAGGCGGCCATCGGCATGCACGTCGGTGCGGCGCTGGTGGGCACCTTCTTCGGTATCCTGGCGGCCTACGGTTTCTTCGGCCCGCTCGCCACCTCCCTGGCGCATGACGCCAAGGAAGAAATCAACCTCTACGAAGCGATCAAGGCGTCCCTGGTCGCCTCGGCGTCGGGCATGCCGCCGTCGCTGGCAGTGGAGTTCGGGCGCAAGGTCTTGTACCCGAAACATCGCCCAAGTTTCTCCGAGCTGGAACAAGCGGTTCGCGGTCGCTAA
- the motB gene encoding flagellar motor protein MotB — MENNQPIIIKRVKRFAAGHHGGAWKIAFADFATAMMAFFLVLWLMSTATPEQKIAIAGYFKDPIGFSESGTPFVIDLGGSPQLAPERTINPEVQTESPQEKIPIERDKVESMAEQVEKERLELLLQELQNKVEENPQLLKFKDQISFEITPEGLRIQITDAANRPMFDSGSARLKPYFEDILLAMADTIKAVPNKISVSGHTDAKPYAGQGDFGNWELSANRANAARRALVAGSYPDPQVARVVGFASSQLFDPKDPFNPINRRIDIVVLTKKAQRAIEGDQPPPPPAQGEGAPGEVPADPNALPPGQEPLPAHELRQKLNLFDDGGVKDPTVPAPAPGS, encoded by the coding sequence ATGGAAAACAACCAGCCGATCATCATCAAGCGCGTCAAGCGCTTCGCCGCGGGGCATCACGGCGGCGCCTGGAAAATCGCTTTCGCCGACTTCGCGACGGCGATGATGGCGTTCTTCCTGGTGCTGTGGCTGATGTCCACCGCCACCCCTGAACAGAAGATCGCCATTGCGGGTTACTTCAAGGACCCGATTGGTTTTTCGGAAAGTGGTACACCCTTCGTGATCGACCTGGGTGGCTCGCCGCAGTTGGCGCCGGAGCGCACCATCAATCCGGAGGTGCAGACCGAATCGCCCCAGGAAAAAATCCCGATTGAGCGCGATAAGGTCGAGAGCATGGCCGAACAGGTCGAGAAAGAGCGCCTGGAGCTGTTGCTGCAAGAACTGCAGAACAAGGTTGAGGAAAACCCGCAACTGCTCAAGTTCAAGGATCAGATTTCCTTCGAGATCACCCCGGAAGGCTTGCGTATCCAGATCACCGACGCCGCCAACCGGCCGATGTTCGATTCCGGCAGCGCGCGCTTGAAGCCGTACTTCGAAGATATCCTGTTGGCCATGGCCGACACCATCAAGGCCGTGCCGAACAAGATCAGCGTCAGCGGCCACACCGATGCCAAGCCCTATGCGGGGCAGGGCGACTTCGGCAACTGGGAGCTCTCGGCCAACCGCGCCAACGCCGCCCGCCGTGCGCTGGTGGCCGGCAGCTACCCGGACCCGCAAGTGGCGCGGGTGGTGGGCTTTGCGTCATCGCAGTTGTTTGATCCGAAAGATCCGTTCAACCCGATCAACCGGCGTATCGATATCGTTGTGTTGACCAAAAAGGCCCAGCGTGCGATCGAGGGCGATCAGCCGCCACCACCGCCTGCACAGGGTGAGGGCGCTCCCGGTGAAGTGCCGGCGGACCCGAACGCGCTCCCGCCAGGTCAGGAGCCGCTGCCGGCCCATGAGCTGCGCCAAAAGCTGAACCTGTTTGATGACGGTGGGGTGAAGGACCCGACGGTGCCTGCGCCGGCGCCGGGGTCGTAA
- the orn gene encoding oligoribonuclease translates to MQNPQNLIWIDLEMTGLNPDTDVIIEMATIVTDSNLNTLAEGPVIAIHHSDAVLATMDEWNTRTHGNSGLTQRVRESRISMAEAEAQTIAFLEKWVPRGKSPICGNSICQDRRFLYTHMKGLESYFHYRNLDVSTLKELAARWAPEVKDSFHKGSTHLALDDIRESIAELQHYRKHFIKA, encoded by the coding sequence ATGCAAAACCCACAGAACCTGATTTGGATCGATCTGGAAATGACCGGTCTGAACCCCGACACCGACGTCATCATCGAGATGGCGACGATTGTCACCGACAGCAACCTCAACACCTTGGCCGAAGGTCCGGTGATCGCCATTCACCACAGCGATGCCGTGCTTGCCACCATGGACGAGTGGAATACCCGCACCCATGGCAACTCGGGCCTGACCCAGCGCGTACGCGAGAGCCGCATCAGCATGGCCGAAGCCGAAGCCCAAACCATCGCCTTCCTGGAGAAATGGGTACCCAGGGGCAAGTCGCCGATCTGCGGCAACAGCATCTGCCAGGACCGGCGCTTCCTTTATACGCATATGAAGGGGCTGGAAAGCTACTTCCATTATCGCAACCTGGACGTGTCGACCTTGAAGGAGCTGGCTGCGCGCTGGGCGCCGGAGGTCAAGGACAGCTTCCATAAGGGCAGCACGCACCTGGCGCTGGACGATATCCGCGAATCGATTGCCGAGTTGCAGCACTACCGCAAGCATTTCATCAAGGCGTGA
- the queG gene encoding tRNA epoxyqueuosine(34) reductase QueG, whose amino-acid sequence MPAITSDLPALAQSIKDWGRELGFQQVGISGLDLAEHEQHLQRWLDAGYHGEMDYMGAHGSKRSHPDELVPGTLRVVSLRMDYLPGDTQMAQLLAQPEKAYISRYALGRDYHKLIRKRVQQLADRIQAQIGPFGFRAFVDSAPVLEKAIAEQAGLGWIGKNTLVLNRKAGSYFFLSELFVDLPLPVDPPHATEHCGRCTACLDICPTNAFVGPYVLDARRCISYLTIELKSAIPEDLRPLIGNRVFGCDDCQIVCPWNRFARTTAESDFKPRHNLDNAELAQLFMWDEDKFLSSTEGSPLRRAGYERWLRNLAVGLGNAPSSIAVLEALKARRDYPSELVREHVEWALKQHAAR is encoded by the coding sequence ATGCCCGCTATTACCTCCGATCTGCCCGCCCTCGCCCAATCGATCAAAGACTGGGGCCGCGAGCTGGGCTTCCAGCAAGTCGGCATCAGCGGCCTGGACCTGGCCGAGCATGAACAGCACCTGCAACGCTGGCTCGACGCGGGCTACCACGGCGAGATGGACTACATGGGCGCCCACGGCAGCAAACGTTCGCACCCCGACGAGCTGGTGCCGGGCACCTTGCGCGTGGTGTCGCTGCGCATGGATTACCTGCCCGGCGACACCCAGATGGCGCAACTGCTGGCCCAGCCGGAAAAAGCCTATATCTCGCGCTACGCCCTGGGCCGGGACTATCACAAGCTGATCCGCAAGCGTGTGCAGCAACTGGCCGACCGTATCCAGGCGCAGATCGGGCCGTTCGGCTTTCGTGCCTTCGTCGACAGCGCGCCGGTCCTGGAAAAAGCCATCGCCGAGCAGGCCGGCCTCGGCTGGATCGGCAAAAACACCCTGGTCCTCAATCGCAAGGCCGGCAGCTATTTCTTCCTCAGCGAACTGTTTGTCGATTTGCCATTGCCGGTGGACCCACCCCACGCCACCGAACACTGCGGCCGCTGCACCGCGTGCCTGGACATCTGTCCTACCAACGCCTTCGTCGGCCCCTACGTGCTGGATGCCCGGCGCTGCATTTCCTACCTGACCATCGAGCTCAAGAGCGCCATTCCCGAAGACCTGCGCCCACTGATCGGCAACCGTGTATTTGGCTGCGATGACTGTCAGATCGTTTGCCCGTGGAATCGTTTCGCCCGCACCACCGCCGAAAGCGATTTCAAGCCACGGCATAATTTGGATAACGCGGAACTTGCCCAATTGTTTATGTGGGACGAGGATAAATTCCTCAGCAGCACCGAAGGCTCACCCTTGCGCCGCGCCGGTTACGAGCGCTGGCTGCGAAATTTGGCGGTGGGCCTGGGCAATGCGCCGTCGAGCATTGCGGTGCTGGAAGCGTTGAAGGCGCGGCGCGATTACCCGTCGGAACTGGTGCGTGAACACGTGGAGTGGGCGCTCAAGCAACACGCCGCACGCTAG
- a CDS encoding NAD(P)H-hydrate dehydratase: MPQTKHEITDVQLLLPGHLPQLAARSLDAHKGQFGHLLVIGGDRGFGGAALLSTESALRSGAGMVSLATRVEHVPAALARLPEVMTKGVSSANQLMGLLEKISVIVIGPGLGDAAWGKSLLSVAANAPQPQVWDADALNQLATGSVSLPANCVITPHPGEAARLLGISTAEVQADRLKVARALSQRFNAVTILKGAGSLIASPDGRVSRCDQGHPAMATAGLGDVLAGLVGALLAQGMPAYEASCLAVWLHATAGDRQGTFGRGLAASDLIPAIRQLLEEQSPCLK, translated from the coding sequence ATGCCTCAGACAAAACACGAAATAACCGACGTTCAGCTGTTGTTGCCGGGCCACTTGCCGCAACTGGCTGCGCGTTCGCTGGACGCTCATAAAGGCCAGTTTGGCCACCTGCTGGTGATTGGCGGCGACCGAGGCTTTGGCGGGGCAGCGCTGCTCAGTACCGAAAGTGCATTGCGCAGTGGTGCGGGGATGGTGTCGCTGGCGACACGCGTGGAGCATGTTCCCGCCGCGCTGGCACGTCTGCCGGAGGTGATGACAAAGGGCGTGAGTTCGGCCAATCAACTGATGGGCCTGCTGGAAAAGATCTCGGTGATTGTGATCGGGCCCGGTCTGGGTGACGCAGCCTGGGGTAAAAGCCTGCTGTCCGTCGCCGCCAACGCGCCGCAGCCGCAAGTCTGGGACGCCGACGCCTTGAATCAACTGGCGACCGGCAGCGTCAGCCTGCCGGCCAACTGCGTGATCACCCCGCATCCGGGCGAAGCCGCGCGCCTGTTGGGCATTTCGACAGCCGAGGTTCAGGCCGACCGCCTTAAGGTGGCGCGCGCGTTGAGCCAGCGATTCAACGCGGTGACTATTCTCAAGGGGGCCGGCAGTTTGATCGCCAGCCCGGACGGACGTGTTTCGCGCTGTGACCAAGGCCATCCGGCGATGGCGACGGCAGGGCTGGGCGATGTGTTGGCCGGGCTGGTAGGCGCACTGCTGGCCCAGGGCATGCCCGCTTATGAAGCAAGCTGCCTGGCCGTGTGGTTGCACGCCACGGCAGGGGATCGCCAGGGCACGTTTGGCCGCGGCCTGGCCGCCAGTGATCTGATACCGGCCATTCGTCAATTGTTGGAGGAGCAGTCGCCGTGTCTGAAGTGA
- the serB gene encoding phosphoserine phosphatase SerB — MREIVLINITGLDRPGLTAAITGVLAQGGVNILDIGQAVIHDTLSFGILVEIPSTEQASSVLKDILFTAYKLDQQVRFTPVSEADYQHWVEGQGKKRHIVTLLTRKVTAEQLQRVSSITAHYGLNIDHIDRLSGRMPLDTPADKGKGCIEFSVRGESADAQALRAEFLSVAQELNVDIAFQEDSLFRRNRRLAVFDMDSTLIEAEVIDELAKAAGVGEQVSEITERAMAGELDFRASFKERLALLKGLDVSVLDSIGASLRLTEGAETLFAELKRLGYKTAILSGGFTYFAKQLQAKLGIDYVFANELEVVDGKVTGVAVEPIVDAQRKADLLRELAHKEGLRLEQTIAVGDGANDLPMLAIAGLGVAFRAKPLVKQSAKQAISTLGLDGVLYLLGLRDRDGQL, encoded by the coding sequence TTGCGCGAAATTGTCCTGATCAACATCACAGGTCTTGACCGACCGGGTCTCACCGCTGCCATTACCGGTGTTCTGGCCCAGGGTGGTGTGAACATTCTCGACATCGGCCAGGCGGTGATCCACGACACCCTGTCGTTCGGCATTCTGGTGGAAATTCCCAGCACCGAGCAGGCATCGTCGGTCCTAAAGGACATCCTGTTCACGGCCTACAAACTCGATCAGCAGGTGCGTTTCACGCCGGTGTCCGAAGCCGATTACCAGCATTGGGTCGAAGGCCAGGGCAAAAAACGCCATATCGTGACGTTGCTCACCCGCAAGGTAACGGCCGAACAACTGCAGCGCGTCAGCTCGATCACGGCGCATTACGGGTTGAATATCGACCATATCGACCGCCTGTCGGGACGTATGCCGCTGGACACGCCGGCGGACAAAGGCAAGGGCTGCATCGAGTTTTCCGTGCGCGGCGAGTCGGCCGATGCGCAAGCGCTGCGTGCCGAATTCCTGAGCGTGGCCCAGGAGCTGAATGTCGACATCGCCTTCCAGGAGGATTCACTGTTCCGACGCAATCGTCGTCTGGCGGTGTTCGACATGGACTCGACCCTGATCGAAGCCGAAGTCATCGACGAGCTGGCCAAGGCGGCGGGTGTAGGCGAGCAAGTCAGCGAGATTACCGAGCGGGCAATGGCCGGTGAGCTGGATTTCCGTGCCAGCTTCAAGGAGCGCCTGGCGCTGCTCAAGGGCCTGGACGTGAGCGTGCTCGACTCCATCGGCGCTTCCCTGCGCCTGACCGAAGGCGCCGAAACCCTGTTCGCCGAACTCAAGCGCCTGGGCTACAAAACGGCCATCTTGTCCGGTGGCTTCACCTACTTTGCCAAGCAACTGCAGGCCAAGCTGGGCATTGACTATGTGTTTGCCAACGAGCTGGAAGTGGTGGATGGCAAAGTGACCGGCGTGGCGGTGGAACCGATTGTCGACGCGCAACGCAAGGCGGACCTTCTCAGGGAGCTGGCACACAAGGAAGGCTTGCGCCTGGAACAGACCATTGCGGTCGGCGACGGCGCGAACGACTTGCCAATGCTGGCGATTGCCGGGCTGGGCGTGGCGTTCCGCGCCAAGCCGTTGGTCAAGCAGTCGGCCAAGCAGGCGATTTCGACCTTGGGGTTGGATGGGGTGCTGTATCTGCTGGGCTTGCGCGACCGTGATGGGCAGCTCTAA
- a CDS encoding trimeric intracellular cation channel family protein yields MMLLMLYLIAITAEAMTGALSAGRRGMDWFGVVLIACVTALGGGSVRDVLLGHYPLTWVKHPEYLVLTSVAALVTIFIAPLMRRLRSLFLALDALGLVAFTLIGCMTALEMGHGMLVASVSGVITGVFGGILRDIFCNDIPLIFRRELYASVSFLAAWFYLLCLYLQLPSEQAILLTLFSGFLLRLLAIRFHWEMPKFVYNDDVH; encoded by the coding sequence ATCATGCTGTTGATGCTCTACCTCATCGCCATCACCGCCGAAGCCATGACCGGCGCCTTGTCCGCCGGTCGACGCGGCATGGACTGGTTTGGCGTGGTGCTGATTGCCTGCGTGACGGCGCTGGGTGGCGGGTCGGTGCGTGATGTGCTGCTGGGGCATTACCCGCTGACCTGGGTCAAGCATCCTGAATACCTGGTGCTGACCTCGGTGGCCGCGCTGGTGACCATCTTTATCGCACCGCTGATGCGCCGCCTGCGCTCGCTGTTCCTGGCGCTGGATGCCTTGGGTTTGGTGGCATTCACCCTGATCGGCTGCATGACCGCCCTGGAAATGGGGCACGGCATGCTGGTGGCCTCAGTCAGCGGCGTGATCACCGGCGTATTTGGCGGCATCCTGCGAGACATCTTCTGCAACGACATCCCGCTGATCTTTCGCCGTGAGCTGTACGCCAGCGTGTCGTTCCTGGCCGCCTGGTTCTACTTGCTGTGCCTGTATCTGCAATTGCCCAGCGAACAGGCGATTCTGCTGACCCTGTTCAGCGGCTTTCTACTACGCCTGCTGGCGATCCGTTTTCACTGGGAAATGCCCAAGTTCGTCTACAACGACGACGTACACTAG
- the rsgA gene encoding small ribosomal subunit biogenesis GTPase RsgA, translated as MAKRQLNRRQNWRIEKIQGERAARAAKRESSAVEALEGGDLGPEQTGLVIAHFGVQVEVEALEGELAGTVSRCHLRANLPALVTGDKVVWRAGNQGIGVIVAQLPRSTELRRPDSRGQLKPVAANVDMIVIVFAPLPEPHANLIDRYLVAAEHAGIRPLLLLNKFDLIDEQNAPALNALLAVYRTLGYPVLEVSAHHGNGMEQLQQQLDGRISVFVGQSGVGKSSLVNSLLPEVDTRVGPLSELSGQGTHTTTTARLFHFPGGGELIDSPGIREFGLGHVSRSDVEAGFIEFNDLIGTCRFRDCKHDREPGCALLKALEDGRVQQQRMNSYRSIIASLPESSY; from the coding sequence ATGGCCAAACGCCAGCTCAATCGTCGCCAAAACTGGCGCATCGAAAAGATTCAAGGTGAACGCGCAGCGCGCGCCGCCAAACGTGAATCCTCCGCCGTGGAAGCGCTCGAGGGCGGCGACCTGGGGCCCGAACAAACCGGCCTGGTGATCGCGCACTTCGGCGTGCAGGTCGAAGTCGAGGCGCTGGAAGGCGAACTCGCAGGCACTGTGTCCCGCTGCCACCTGCGCGCCAACCTGCCCGCGCTGGTAACGGGCGACAAAGTCGTGTGGCGCGCCGGCAACCAGGGCATCGGCGTGATCGTCGCCCAGTTGCCACGCAGCACTGAACTGCGCCGCCCCGACAGCCGCGGTCAGCTCAAGCCAGTGGCGGCCAACGTCGACATGATCGTGATCGTGTTCGCGCCGCTGCCCGAGCCCCACGCCAACCTGATCGACCGCTACCTCGTCGCCGCCGAGCATGCCGGGATTCGCCCGCTGCTGCTGCTGAACAAATTCGACTTGATCGACGAACAGAACGCTCCGGCGCTCAACGCTTTGCTGGCGGTCTACCGCACCCTGGGCTACCCGGTGCTGGAAGTGTCGGCCCATCACGGCAACGGCATGGAACAACTGCAACAGCAGTTGGACGGGCGCATCAGCGTGTTTGTCGGCCAGTCGGGCGTGGGCAAGTCGTCGCTGGTCAACAGCTTGCTGCCGGAAGTCGACACCCGTGTCGGCCCGCTGTCGGAACTGTCCGGCCAGGGTACGCACACCACCACGACCGCACGGCTGTTCCACTTCCCAGGTGGCGGTGAACTGATCGACTCCCCGGGCATTCGTGAATTCGGCCTCGGCCATGTCAGCCGCAGCGACGTGGAAGCAGGCTTCATCGAGTTCAACGACCTGATCGGCACCTGCCGCTTCCGCGACTGCAAACACGACCGCGAGCCGGGTTGTGCATTGCTCAAGGCGCTGGAGGATGGGCGTGTGCAGCAACAGCGCATGAACAGCTATCGATCGATTATTGCGAGTTTGCCTGAGAGCAGTTACTAA
- a CDS encoding HDOD domain-containing protein, with amino-acid sequence MANETTVPTARPTTLAAWIQRLDDVLLPVPQVSHERVCKAIRDSRSSLRDIAELMQDSPALVLSVMREANSHTHGSLAEPAENLEVALNRLGLKRAEELLARLPSVPAREIPVALRQLLLVSQHASQQANGLFGSRLARLWQDIHWGSLLFLSPLWPMAVAYPKLLEEWELRVIHKGESARKVEQQVFGVRLLDLCLGLTAAWHLPIWVSQGYNLLLGERRLLVKALRIAREDDPLRHQQLLDAEPNLRRWLNQPANTVLLANGLAMSAQESWTCPHTERWQYLTALYLQEPLSEVQQQVHQQAVTSARSTLMPDLWHPALSLIWPWDVQKVHRGLLPAPPPTAEALALWRNRCTELLVEPSRFANAMHLTTCAKEALVASGMQRVLLFMADRALSTLRVHQADGLPKDAANLSLDVVNSTLLQRLLEKSAQVRLGPDNHAQFAALLPPILRRLFTGEHLLLRSLSCNGRVVMLMVADQGGGPFSETTVQAFGKTAQCVEKALHSFTNRSA; translated from the coding sequence ATGGCTAATGAAACGACAGTTCCAACTGCAAGACCCACCACCCTCGCCGCCTGGATTCAGCGCTTGGACGACGTGCTGCTGCCCGTTCCCCAGGTCAGCCACGAGCGTGTGTGCAAAGCCATCCGCGACAGCCGCAGCTCATTGAGGGACATTGCCGAGCTGATGCAAGACAGCCCGGCCCTGGTGCTCAGCGTGATGCGCGAGGCCAACAGCCACACTCACGGCAGCCTGGCGGAACCGGCGGAAAACCTCGAAGTGGCGCTCAATCGCCTCGGCCTTAAACGCGCCGAAGAACTGTTGGCGCGCCTGCCGTCGGTGCCGGCCCGTGAGATTCCCGTCGCGCTGCGCCAACTGCTGCTGGTCAGCCAGCACGCGTCCCAGCAAGCCAACGGCCTGTTCGGCAGCCGCCTGGCGCGCCTGTGGCAGGACATCCATTGGGGCAGCCTGCTGTTTCTGTCACCGTTGTGGCCGATGGCCGTGGCCTACCCCAAGCTGCTTGAGGAATGGGAGCTGCGGGTGATCCACAAGGGCGAGTCGGCGCGCAAGGTCGAGCAGCAAGTGTTCGGCGTGCGCCTGTTGGACCTGTGCCTTGGCCTGACTGCGGCCTGGCACCTGCCGATCTGGGTATCCCAGGGCTATAACCTGCTGCTGGGCGAGCGGCGTCTGCTGGTCAAGGCATTGCGTATCGCCCGCGAAGACGACCCGCTGCGCCACCAGCAGTTACTCGACGCCGAACCCAACCTGCGCCGCTGGCTGAATCAGCCGGCCAATACCGTACTGTTGGCCAACGGTCTGGCGATGTCGGCGCAGGAATCCTGGACCTGCCCGCACACCGAGCGCTGGCAATACCTCACTGCGCTGTACCTGCAGGAGCCACTGAGCGAGGTGCAGCAGCAGGTTCACCAGCAAGCGGTCACCAGCGCCCGCAGCACCTTGATGCCTGACCTCTGGCACCCGGCCCTGTCGCTGATCTGGCCGTGGGACGTGCAAAAAGTCCATCGTGGCTTGCTGCCCGCACCGCCGCCGACGGCCGAAGCACTGGCGCTGTGGCGCAACCGTTGCACAGAGCTGCTGGTCGAACCGAGCCGCTTTGCCAATGCGATGCACCTGACCACATGCGCCAAGGAAGCCCTGGTCGCCAGCGGCATGCAGCGCGTATTGCTGTTCATGGCCGATCGCGCCTTGAGCACCTTGCGTGTGCATCAGGCCGATGGCTTGCCGAAGGATGCGGCCAACCTGAGCCTGGACGTGGTCAACAGTACATTGCTGCAACGCCTGCTGGAAAAGTCCGCCCAGGTGCGTCTCGGCCCTGACAACCATGCGCAGTTCGCAGCGCTGCTGCCGCCAATCCTGCGCCGCCTGTTTACCGGCGAGCACCTGCTGTTGCGCTCGCTGAGCTGTAATGGCCGCGTGGTCATGCTGATGGTGGCGGACCAGGGTGGCGGGCCGTTCTCGGAAACCACCGTGCAAGCCTTCGGCAAAACCGCGCAATGCGTCGAAAAAGCCCTGCACAGCTTTACCAACCGCAGCGCCTGA
- a CDS encoding rhodanese-like domain-containing protein, whose translation MPDFSGLPLVIECSDLQGRLDAEHLILVDLTSAARYAEGHIPGAHFVDPKRTQLGQPHAPGLLPHKADLEKLFGELGHTPDATYVVYDDEGGGWAGRFIWMLDVIGHQKYHYLDGGLLAWLDEKHPVSTEIPAPANGAVSLTLHDGPTATREYLQSRLGAADLGIWDARGPLEYSGEKVLAAKAGHIPGAVNFEWTAGMDTARSLRIRRDMPQILEDLGLTRDKEIITHCQTHHRSGFTYLVAKALGYPRVKGYAGSWGEWGNHPDTPVEI comes from the coding sequence ATGCCTGACTTCTCTGGCTTGCCGCTGGTGATCGAATGCAGCGACCTGCAAGGTCGCCTTGATGCCGAACACCTGATTCTGGTGGACCTCACCAGTGCCGCCCGCTACGCCGAAGGGCATATCCCCGGCGCGCATTTCGTTGACCCCAAGCGCACCCAACTGGGCCAGCCGCATGCACCCGGTTTGCTGCCGCACAAGGCTGACCTGGAAAAGCTGTTCGGCGAGCTGGGCCACACACCCGATGCCACTTATGTGGTGTATGACGACGAAGGGGGTGGCTGGGCCGGACGCTTTATCTGGATGCTCGACGTGATCGGCCACCAGAAGTATCACTACCTCGACGGTGGCCTGCTGGCGTGGCTGGACGAGAAGCACCCTGTTTCCACCGAGATACCCGCGCCAGCCAACGGCGCGGTCAGCCTTACGCTGCACGACGGCCCCACCGCCACCCGCGAATACCTGCAAAGCCGGCTCGGCGCCGCCGACCTGGGTATCTGGGACGCACGCGGCCCGCTGGAGTACTCCGGTGAAAAAGTCCTCGCGGCCAAAGCCGGGCACATCCCCGGCGCCGTGAACTTCGAGTGGACCGCCGGCATGGATACGGCGCGCAGCCTGCGCATCCGCCGCGACATGCCGCAAATCCTCGAAGACCTCGGGCTGACCCGCGATAAAGAAATCATCACCCACTGCCAGACCCACCACCGCTCTGGCTTCACCTACCTGGTGGCCAAGGCGCTCGGTTATCCACGAGTCAAAGGTTATGCCGGTTCCTGGGGCGAATGGGGCAACCACCCCGACACCCCCGTTGAGATTTAA